GTAAGTAATCTTCCCGAGTTATCAACCACAGCGCTTTTTTTATCAAAGCACAACAGTAAACGTTTGGGTTTTAGTTCAACATATCGCCACTATTCGCATCAAAATAGTGCACACTACCGTCCTTGAATTTGATAGAGTAACCTTTTACTTGTGTGCCATCAGATTTAAAATAATAAGTATGTCCGTCAATAATCTGCTTACCTGTTAAAGGTACTCCATTGCTGTCTAAGTACTTCCAAGTGCCATCATTCATTTCTACAAAGCGATTCTTAATCGTGCTAGCTGCTGGCGACTGATTGGTATCAGTTATACCAAAAGGATATAATACTGCTGAAAAACTTTTTTCAGAATTTGTACCATTAATTGTAGCGGTTAGTTCTGTTGCGCGTGTACTGTTAATTAAGTTGCCAGCAAAACATCCAGAACCAACTCTTTGAATACTAGATGGTAATATTATATTTGTCATTTGATTATCAATGAAGGTACCATCCCCCATTGTTTTCAAAGTGTTTGGCAAGTTGATACTAGTAAGTTGATTGCTAGCAAACACAAAATCATTCAATGCTGTCAGACCATTATTTGGTAAGTTAACTTTTGCTATATTATTTGACGCAAATGCATACCAGCCAATACCTGATATGTCAGTGTTTAGGCTGTTAGGTAAAGTTAATGTGTTTGAAATTTGGTTATCATAGAAAGCAAAATTCCCAATCTGTTTCAGATTTGTTGCTTTGGAGAAATCTACGCCCGTGAGGCCTAATGATTTAAACGCATTAGCAGCAACCTTTGTCACATTCGTGGGAATAACAATAGTTTTACCGAGTGTGGTGACGCCCGATTTAATACCTGTCACTACTGTTGGATCATTGTGATCATAAGTAAAACTTTGTGGATTACTTATGCTACCAGATGCCCCTTTCCCATAAGACTGATGCTTCAATGCATATTGCTTAGCAACGGCATCCGCCTGCCCAGTATTTTGTCCAAAAGCTTCATAACCATACCAGCGAACCGGATGATTGCCACTACTATCTAATACATTATTGGGTAACACCGTAATATGTGAGGCTTGATTTCCATAGAAAGCTCCTGAGCCAACACTTAAGCTATTCGTATTTTTTATCGTTGTCAGATCAACCGTCTTTAAGCGATCACCGGCAAATGTCCAATCACCAATTGATGTAATTGTTGCTGGAAAAGTGACCGATGTCAGATTAGGATTTTTGGCAAAGGCACCATCGTTAATATGTGTCACACCGTTAGCAAACGTGACTGAGCTGATCGCGTTATCATAGAAAATATACCATCCTAAATTATTGTCATTTAGATTAGGATACTGCACAGCTGTTAAACGATTTTTAGCAAAAGCAAAATCTCCGATAGATTTTAGGTTAGTTGCTGAACTAAAATCAACACTCGCAATGCCTTGATTGTAAAAAGCAGTGCTAGCAATACTTGTAACATTATTTGGAATCACAACCTTTGCCCCTATATGTTGTGATGAATTGTCCGAAAAACCATACAAGACCCCATTCTTTATTTTGAGAGACGGTTGTGGTACGCCATCAGCATGGACAATCGTGCTATTGATACACAATGCACCACCAACAAACAATATAATGAACATCATTCTGATCAAAAGATATTTGCCTCGAGTTTCTCTAACCGTATCATCGTTATACATCATACATTCATTCCTCCCCTACCTATTTCGTGCTGCAATAAAACTCCTTCACAACATGCTTTACGATAGAAAACTGGCTAAGCACTGTTAACGCCGAATGAGACATCACATACTCAGAATTCTCTTATCTCTGTTTTTATTATAAATCACATTATTCATTAATACCTCTTTCAACACTTGATGGGTTAATAATATATTAAATTAATATATTTTAATATATTGCTATATTTGTTATCATTAAAATATATTAAATATGAACGTGCAACAACTTATTCACGTTAAAAGGTGTTGATGATATGGAGTCGCATATGATTGCAAATAAAAATAACTAATCTGCATCAAATTTGAATTGTTGGTGCAGATCATAAAGCTCATGACAATTTAAAGAAAAGAGATCAAAGCAGACATGTTTATAGGAAAAAAAGTAAAACTATCACACTATCATGACGGTGACGGCAAAAAATTTGCTGAATGGCAATGGGATGATGCGTTCAATAACCCGTTATCAGATGATATGATTCATCCTCATACCGCTGAGGACTGGGAAAATAT
The Leuconostoc suionicum genome window above contains:
- a CDS encoding leucine-rich repeat protein — translated: MMYNDDTVRETRGKYLLIRMMFIILFVGGALCINSTIVHADGVPQPSLKIKNGVLYGFSDNSSQHIGAKVVIPNNVTSIASTAFYNQGIASVDFSSATNLKSIGDFAFAKNRLTAVQYPNLNDNNLGWYIFYDNAISSVTFANGVTHINDGAFAKNPNLTSVTFPATITSIGDWTFAGDRLKTVDLTTIKNTNSLSVGSGAFYGNQASHITVLPNNVLDSSGNHPVRWYGYEAFGQNTGQADAVAKQYALKHQSYGKGASGSISNPQSFTYDHNDPTVVTGIKSGVTTLGKTIVIPTNVTKVAANAFKSLGLTGVDFSKATNLKQIGNFAFYDNQISNTLTLPNSLNTDISGIGWYAFASNNIAKVNLPNNGLTALNDFVFASNQLTSINLPNTLKTMGDGTFIDNQMTNIILPSSIQRVGSGCFAGNLINSTRATELTATINGTNSEKSFSAVLYPFGITDTNQSPAASTIKNRFVEMNDGTWKYLDSNGVPLTGKQIIDGHTYYFKSDGTQVKGYSIKFKDGSVHYFDANSGDMLN